DNA from Roseimicrobium sp. ORNL1:
ATTCGCATCCTATCTCGAATGCGCACTTTTTCCCCTGTGCTTGATTGGCGCCACATTTTCGTCGAGCAGGGAGCGCGTTCTGCTGACCGCCATTGGCGGACTCGCGGCCTGTGAGCCCAGCATCTGGTTCCGTCTTCTCGCCAATCAAGAGCTTGCCACCTTTTGGAACAGGGCGACCGCCACCATCGCCAGCCCCACCTGGGCCTACTTTGTCGTGGCACTTTTGGACGTGCTTCTGCTGTCATCCTATCTCTATCTGGCCATCCGCCTCTGGCGGCTCACTGCAGTGGACAAATTCAGCGAGTGAGCTTCCCCACCATGAATCCAAGACATCCATCCCCTGAAGTGTCCATAGTGATCCCCACCCTTAATGAAGCGGGGAATCTGCCCAAACTCGTGCCAGCAATTGCAACTGCGCTAGGCAGCAGGCGGTTTGAGATCATCATCGTGGATGACAAGAGCTCCGACGGCACGCCAGGGAAGGCTCTCGAACTGGCCAATCAGTACCCTCTCCGATTGATTGAGCGGGACCGGCCCGATGGCCTCAGCGGAGCCGTATTGAAAGGCCTGGCCGAGGCGAACGGCGAGATTGCAGTCGTCATGGATGCTGACTTCCAGCATCCCCCGGAGGCCCTGCCACACGTGATGGAGCCTCTGGAGAAAGACGAGTCTGATTTTGTAGTCGGCTCCCGGCACGTCGCTGGAGCGTCGACGGATGTCACCTGGGGCACGTTTCGAAAACTCAACTCGACTGTAGCACGCCTGCTGGCCAGACCACTTTGTGGCAATGTTAGAGACACCATGAGTGGATTCTTCGGATTGAAGCGCCACGTTTGGAAGAGTTCAACGAACCTGGCGCCACTTGGCTACAAGATCGGCCTGGAGTTCCTGTGCAAGAGTCCAGGCCTGCGTGTTCGTGAAATCCCCATTCATTTTGGCCTGCGTGAGGAGGGTGAGTCGAAACTTTCCTTCAGACAACAGCTCCGCTACCTCGAGCACCTTAGCCGACTGTACGACCACAAATTTCCGAGGCTCTCTCCCATCGCGAAGTTCCTGGTCACATTTGCCCTGACATGGTCGCTGGCCCTGCCACTCTTCCTGGGCCTGATTGCTCTTGGAATTCCTTCGCTGCTTTCTTTCCCAGCAGCTCTGCTCTTTAGCCACGGGATGCATACCCTTTTGCACTGGAGATATCTCAGAACGGAAGGAGTGCCGCAATCAGTCACCCACCCCTGGATTGGATTCGTGGGAATGATCATCGTAGAATTGTTTGCGGGCAATCTCACCTTCTGGTGGTTGCTCACCGAGCTTCGCACTCCCACGCCTGTAAAGATCTTCACCATTGCGACCGTTGTCACGGCAATCTGTCGGTACATGCTGCGCAAAGAGCTCCGCCACGATCTCCGCTCCCT
Protein-coding regions in this window:
- a CDS encoding glycosyltransferase, which codes for MNPRHPSPEVSIVIPTLNEAGNLPKLVPAIATALGSRRFEIIIVDDKSSDGTPGKALELANQYPLRLIERDRPDGLSGAVLKGLAEANGEIAVVMDADFQHPPEALPHVMEPLEKDESDFVVGSRHVAGASTDVTWGTFRKLNSTVARLLARPLCGNVRDTMSGFFGLKRHVWKSSTNLAPLGYKIGLEFLCKSPGLRVREIPIHFGLREEGESKLSFRQQLRYLEHLSRLYDHKFPRLSPIAKFLVTFALTWSLALPLFLGLIALGIPSLLSFPAALLFSHGMHTLLHWRYLRTEGVPQSVTHPWIGFVGMIIVELFAGNLTFWWLLTELRTPTPVKIFTIATVVTAICRYMLRKELRHDLRSLKAALKAR